The proteins below come from a single Triticum aestivum cultivar Chinese Spring chromosome 5D, IWGSC CS RefSeq v2.1, whole genome shotgun sequence genomic window:
- the LOC123119657 gene encoding uncharacterized protein — MVRRGGLLTGGYYGGASSWKAGRVMRAAVAAFFNGYHCFSPVAAMLALPFSAAVLASQAAASSSTSSSGAVLRGVSSRLRGMFHAAGFPPSPFFALLNGKLSQTVFTYAATLPVALTVLLLAKACVAGVLRADPAHERRRRGRMSLPPCGAVARAYPALVATHLVGSFAMLSANAAAFSLLFLAFGAADLLGFTSRSSKLALSAAGAIVYSVAVGVATVVCNLAVVVAAMEERCAGHAAVLRACVLIRGRVPTALALALPTNLGMAAAEALFQLRVVSQRRKAGRLAPGVAGEAFSIAYIHALCVVLEIIISCMFYRSCRRSEADELRELEPEEKGDLQA, encoded by the coding sequence atggtgaggagaggagggctgcTGACTGGTGGGTACTATGGCGGCGCGTCGTCGTGGAAGGCCGGGAGGGTGATGAGGGCGGCCGTGGCGGCCTTCTTCAACGGCTACCACTGCTTCAGCCCCGTGGCGGCCATGCTCGCGCTGCCCTTCTCCGCGGCCGTACTCGCGTCCCAGGCCGCCGCGTCCTCCTCCACGTCCTCGTCGGGGGCGGTGCTGCGCGGCGTGTCGTCGCGGCTCCGGGGGATGTTCCACGCCGCGGGGTTCCCGCCGTCGCCCTTCTTCGCGCTGCTCAACGGCAAGCTGTCGCAGACCGTGTTCACGTACGCGGCCACGCTGCCCGTGGCGCTCACCGTCCTGCTGCTCGCCAAGGCCTGCGTCGCCGGCGTGCTCCGCGCGGACCCGGCgcacgagcggcggcggcgggggcgcatGTCGCTCCCGCCCTGCGGCGCCGTGGCGCGCGCGTACCCGGCGCTCGTGGCCACGCACCTCGTCGGCTCCTTCGCCATGCTCTCCGCCAACGCCGCCGCCTTCTCGCTGCTCTTCCTGGCCTTCGGCGCCGCCGACCTGCTGGGCTTCACCTCCCGCTCGTCCAAGCTCGCGCTCTCCGCCGCGGGCGCCATCGTATACTCCGTGGCCGTCGGCGTCGCCACCGTCGTCTGCAACCTCGCCGTCGTGGTGGCCGCCATGGAGGAGCGCTGCGCCGGGCACGCCGCGGTGCTCAGGGCGTGCGTCCTCATCAGGGGCCGCGTGCCCACGGCGCTGGCGCTGGCGCTGCCCACCAACCTGGGCATGGCGGCGGCCGAGGCGCTGTTTCAGCTGCGGGTGGTGTCGCAGCGCCGGAAGGCCGGGAGGCTGGCGCCGGGGGTCGCCGGCGAGGCCTTCTCGATCGCCTACATCCACGCGCTCTGCGTGGTGCTGGAGATCATCATCAGCTGCATGTTCTACCGGAGCTGCAGGAGGAGCGAGGCCGATGAGCTGAGAGAGCTGGAGCCCGAGGAGAAGGGCGACCTCCaggcatag